The following proteins are encoded in a genomic region of Entelurus aequoreus isolate RoL-2023_Sb linkage group LG01, RoL_Eaeq_v1.1, whole genome shotgun sequence:
- the manf gene encoding mesencephalic astrocyte-derived neurotrophic factor yields the protein MFRQSGLSAALLLAVVLGRSESLKEGECEVCVTFLGKFYQSLQELKVNLNSADIEKALLKSCSDAKGKENRFCYYIGATSDAATKIVNEVSKPLSHHVPVVKICEKLKKKDSQICELRYDKQLDLSSVDLKKQRVKDLKKILEEWGESCKGCVEKSDFIRKITELMPKYAPAAARTRTDL from the exons ATGTTTCGTCAAAGCGGTTTGTCGGCCGCTCTCCTGCTCGCGGTGGTGCTAGGGAGAAGTGAGTCGCTGAAAGAAGGAGAATGTGAAG TGTGTGTGACGTTTCTTGGAAAGTTCTACCAGTCTCTTCAGGAGTTAAAAGTGAACTTAAATAGTGCCGACATTGAGAAGGCACTTCTGAAGAGCTGCAGTGATGCCAAAGGCAAAGAAAATCGTTTT TGTTACTACATTGGGGCAACCAGCGATGCCGCCACCAAGATAGTCAATGAAGTGTCCAAGCCGCTCAGCCACCACGTCCCTGTTGTCAAAATCTGCGAGAAACTTAAGAAGAAGGACAGTCAAATTTGTGAACTCCGATACg ACAAGCAGCTGGACCTGAGCTCGGTGGACCTGAAGAAGCAAAGGGTGAAAGATCTGAAGAAGATTCTGGAAGAGTGGGGTGAGTCGTGCAAAGGCTGCGTCGAAAAGTCTGACTTCATCCGCAAGATCACCGAGCTGATGCCCAAGTACGCCCCTGCCGCCGCCAGGACTCGGACTGACCTGTAA
- the sdc4 gene encoding syndecan-4 isoform X1 codes for MLHFGLLVLLAASSCVFSESQVRETETWMPLKATHFVAMATRHHDSSELSGDGQNGSDFGFEDEEDDEDYYDNYEDEMSGSGDGETTQSTGRDVATPTEPDADNKIPEAEPPTPPGANEVEIVQNSNEIPLLRNGPDPGAELPSNVLMSHATNDSGFPKTGVLAALIAGGAVCLMLAILLVLLLVHRMKKKDEGSYELGKKPIYKKAPTAEIYA; via the exons ATGCTCCATTTTGGCCTCCTGGTACTTTTAGCTGCCTCCTCCTGTGTCTTCTCAGAGTCG CAGGTGAGGGAGACGGAAACCTGGATGCCCCTGAAGGCCACACACTTCGTCGCCATGGCAACGCGCCACCATGATTCGTCGGAATTGTCGGGAGACGGACAGAACGGCTCTGACTTTGGCTTCgaggacgaggaggacgatgaagACTACTACGACAATTACGAAGACGAGATGTCGGGGTCTGGTGACGGAG AGACGACGCAGTCGACCGGACGCGACGTGGCGACGCCCACTGAG CCTGATGCTGACAACAAGATTCCCGAGGCGGAGCCGCCGACGCCACCCGGCGCCAACGAGGTGGAGATAGTGCAGAACAGCAATGAGATTCCTCTACTGAGGAACGGGCCAGACCCTGGCGCCGAGCTGCCGTCCAACGTGTTGATGTCCCACGCCACCAACGACAGCGGCTTCCCCAAAACCGGAGTCCTGGCAG CGCTCATCGCAGGCGGAGCCGTGTGCTTAATGCTCGCCATCTTGCTTGTCTTGCTGCTCGTCCACCGCATGAAGAAGAAGGACGAAGGAAGCTACGAGCTGGGAAAGAAGCCCATCTACAAGAAGGCTCCCACTGCCGAGATCTACGCTTAG
- the oser1 gene encoding oxidative stress-responsive serine-rich protein 1 yields MAAGGTDREEETLQTAFKKLRVDAESALGAASVPESPRAAARVCADVSAVKSKLGASKDNWHGCVRKTSRAAGRTQRRRRSKSPILHAARFTYCSASTLVPPGGCLKQQRLAVPTESCPDRGSAVAAGKDPASSAVFGSTVGYVTPVVAAVSSPSLPADFSARVLPTALPKRDEECSGSVQEAAVESTDFKALSKLCGGARSPCTCTLTDAITERQKASEAAVECECRSKAEGWNGVEAYSFTGLRDVMSECEPQQAPPRTDCNTAATPPSLSSPRSCSEQARAFVDDVTIEDLSGYMEFYLYIPKKMSHMAEMMYT; encoded by the exons ATGGCGGCAGGCGGGACGGACCGCGAGGAGGAAACGTTGCAGACGGCGTTCAAGAAGCTGCGAGTGGACGCTGAGAG TGCGCTCGGCGCGGCGAGCGTTCCTGAATCTCCCCGAGCAGCGGCCCGGGTTTGTGCGGACGTCAGCGCGGTCAAGTCCAAACTGGGCGCTTCAAAGGACAACTGGCACGG CTGCGTGAGAAAGACGTCGAGAGCGGCGGGTCGAACGCAACGCCGGCGCAGGTCCAAGTCGCCCATCCTGCATGCGGCCAGGTTCACCTACTGCAGCGCCTCCACTCTGGTGCCTCCTGGTGGCTGTCTGAAGCAACAGCGCCTGGCAGTGCCTACCGAGTCTTGTCCCGACAGAGGAAGCGCCGTTGCCGCCGGCAAAGACCCCGCCTCTTCGGCTGTTTTCGGCTCGACCGTGGGTTATGTCACGCCCGTCGTAGCTGCCGTGTCTTCACCCTCCTTGCCAGCGGACTTCTCAGCCAGGGTTTTGCCGACCGCGCTTCCCAAAAGGGACGAGGAATGTTCCGGAAGTGTACAGGAAGCCGCTGTTGAGTCGACTGACTTCAAGGCTTTATCCAAACTGTGCGGTGGCGCACGTTCCCCTTGCACGTGTACTCTGACTGATGCCATCACAGAACGCCAGAAAGCGAGCGAGGCGGCGGTCGAGTGCGAGTGCCGGTCTAAAGCTGAAGGCTGGAACGGCGTGGAGGCGTATTCCTTCACGGGACTGCGTGACGTCATGTCGGAGTGCGAGCCCCAACAAGCCCCCCCCAGAACTGACTGTAACACCGCCGCCACTCCACCCTCACTGTCATCTCCTCGCTCCTGCTCGGAGCAGGCGCGCGCCTTCGTGGACGACGTCACCATCGAGGACCTGTCGGGTTACATGGAGTTTTACCTGTACATCCCCAAAAAGATGTCGCACATGGCCGAGATGATGTACACCTGA
- the rbm15b gene encoding putative RNA-binding protein 15B — protein MKRQAARESPSRASAKRLRERGRESSRREELPPPPPLALLLADSRGHRRRSRSRERDKTLHPRHDVSLLGRTPPARDYKTLLISNLGQQVPDEDVEDALFHEFKKFGDVSVKLSHTPELGRIAYVNFRHPEDAKEARHAKSSRLVLAERQLKIEPVYVRRRSVTPPDVTYLAYRQRSVSPPGPMLTLRELRARHLALESLSRERLLDYYGMLDERGRPYGFPPAPLLEDLKPEDDQRATSNLFIGNLDGGVTEVELRRGFDKYGVIEDVVIKRPARGQGGAYAFVKFQNLDMAHRAKVAMQGRLIGGNPIKIGYGKANPTTRLWVGGLGPANPLAALAREFDRFGSIRNIDYVKGDSFAYIQYESLDAAQAACTQMRGFPLGGPERRLRVDFAKVEESPARPFTPGFQQPVQLLPPYDLLGEAYSRHRSLERELRGGARLSPPSHTLPSQRERERTLLERDFVASPPRSLDRRVAAVEALGRSTRGGGRSRSRSRERWLKEREEKRGRRRSRSLSTEREKGRGRLRVSPDASPDRARVRAPDSTTEPRDHSPEGGVGASRTALKEAESPPTRHHSKRSSGEQLDNHRTPNASSPPLPANTPSSCPGSLSEFSRATLSKSWRGFFALKNSSFPTELFLLEGGASFFSGVMRHNREQLKIAQRLRMDQSRLDEVSRRVKLGRPDGYAVLLALQGPVDRQASVPEAGLQVRLLRHLVAYLRNKEAAGVVSLPPAKEGGPGAMLYAFPPGDFSVQFLQAAKRAATRLDEEHMVVVIVNDTN, from the coding sequence ATGAAGCGGCAGGCCGCCAGGGAGAGTCCGTCGAGGGCCTCTGCTAAGCGTCTGCGGGAGAGGGGCCGAGAGAGCAGCCGCCGAGAGGAGCTTCCCCCACCGCCTCCGCTTGCTCTGCTGCTGGCCGATAGCCGCGGACATCGACGGCGCAGCCGGAGCAGGGAGCGCGACAAGACGCTTCATCCGCGACACGACGTCAGCCTGCTGGGCCGAACGCCGCCGGCGCGGGACTACAAGACGCTGCTTATCAGCAACCTGGGCCAGCAGGTCCCGGATGAGGACGTCGAGGACGCACTCTTTCACGAGTTTAAAAAGTTTGGTGACGTCAGCGTCAAACTGTCGCACACACCCGAACTGGGCCGCATTGCTTATGTCAACTTCCGTCACCCAGAGGATGCCAAGGAGGCCCGGCACGCCAAGTCGTCCAGATTGGTGCTGGCCGAGAGGCAGCTTAAAATCGAACCAGTCTACGTCAGGAGGCGGAGCGTGACACCCCCTGACGTCACTTACTTGGCGTACCGGCAGAGGTCGGTATCCCCGCCCGGACCAATGCTCACCCTCCGCGAGCTCCGAGCCCGCCACTTAGCCCTGGAGAGTCTTAGTCGTGAAAGGCTCCTCGACTACTATGGCATGCTGGACGAGAGGGGACGGCCTTATGGTTTTCCGCCAGCGCCGCTGCTAGAGGACTTGAAGCCGGAGGATGACCAGAGGGCCACCAGCAACCTCTTCATCGGGAACCTGGACGGCGGCGTTACTGAGGTCGAACTGAGGCGAGGCTTTGACAAGTACGGCGTCATTGAGGACGTAGTCATCAAGCGTCCCGCGCGTGGCCAGGGCGGAGCCTACGCTTTTGTCAAGTTCCAGAATTTGGATATGGCCCACCGGGCCAAGGTGGCCATGCAGGGCCGGCTGATTGGCGGAAATCCCATCAAGATCGGTTATGGCAAGGCCAACCCCACCACGCGCCTTTGGGTGGGCGGCCTTGGCCCTGCTAACCCGCTGGCCGCCCTAGCGCGAGAATTTGACCGCTTTGGGAGCATCAGAAACATAGACTACGTAAAGGGTGACAGTTTTGCATACATACAGTACGAAAGCTTGGACGCGGCCCAGGCGGCTTGCACACAGATGAGGGGCTTTCCTCTTGGCGGACCCGAGCGCCGCTTGCGGGTAGACTTCGCCAAAGTGGAGGAAAGCCCCGCCCGCCCGTTCACTCCCGGCTTCCAACAACCCGTCCAGCTCCTGCCTCCCTACGACCTCCTCGGGGAGGCGTATAGTCGCCATCGCAGTTTGGAACGTGAGCTGAGAGGCGGAGCCAGACTGTCCCCGCCCTCCCACACCCTTCCCTCACAGAGGGAGCGAGAACGCACCCTGCTGGAGAGAGACTTTGTCGCCAGCCCCCCACGCAGCCTCGACAGGAGAGTGGCCGCAGTCGAGGCTTTGGGGAGAAGCACCAGAGGGGGGGGACGGAGCCGCAGCCGAAGCCGAGAACGCTGGCTGAAGGAACGTGAGGAGAAGAGAGGCCGGAGGCGGAGCCGCAGTCTATCGACTGAGCGCGAGAAGGGGAGGGGAAGACTTCGCGTGTCGCCTGATGCTAGCCCTGACCGAGCACGGGTCCGAGCCCCCGACTCCACTACAGAACCACGAGACCACTCGCCTGAGGGTGGCGTGGGCGCAAGTCGCACAGCCCTCAAAGAAGCAGAGTCCCCGCCCACTCGCCACCACAGCAAACGATCTTCAGGCGAGCAGCTGGACAACCATCGCACCCCCAACGCCTCGTCTCCGCCCCTCCCAGCCAACACACCCTCCTCGTGTCCCGGCTCGCTGTCCGAGTTTTCCCGGGCGACGTTGTCCAAGTCGTGGCGCGGCTTCTTCGCTCTGAAGAACAGCAGCTTCCCCACCGAGCTCTTCCTGCTGGAGGGCGGAGCATCCTTCTTCTCCGGCGTCATGCGGCACAACCGAGAGCAGCTAAAGATCGCCCAGCGCCTCCGCATGGACCAGAGCCGTCTGGACGAGGTGTCACGCCGCGTCAAACTGGGCCGGCCCGACGGGTACGCCGTCCTGCTCGCTCTCCAAGGACCTGTGGACCGCCAAGCCTCCGTACCCGAGGCGGGACTGCAGGTGCGCCTCCTGCGCCACCTGGTGGCCTATCTGCGCAACAAGGAGGCAGCTGGCGTGGTCAGCCTGCCTCCCGCCAAGGAGGGAGGCCCGGGCGCCATGCTATACGCCTTCCCACCAGGAGACTTCTCTGTGCAATTCCTGCAGGCGGCCAAGAGGGCGGCGACACGTCTAGACGAAGAACACATGGTGGTGGTCATCGTTAACGACACTAATTGA
- the sdc4 gene encoding syndecan-4 isoform X2: MLHFGLLVLLAASSCVFSESVRETETWMPLKATHFVAMATRHHDSSELSGDGQNGSDFGFEDEEDDEDYYDNYEDEMSGSGDGETTQSTGRDVATPTEPDADNKIPEAEPPTPPGANEVEIVQNSNEIPLLRNGPDPGAELPSNVLMSHATNDSGFPKTGVLAALIAGGAVCLMLAILLVLLLVHRMKKKDEGSYELGKKPIYKKAPTAEIYA, from the exons ATGCTCCATTTTGGCCTCCTGGTACTTTTAGCTGCCTCCTCCTGTGTCTTCTCAGAGTCG GTGAGGGAGACGGAAACCTGGATGCCCCTGAAGGCCACACACTTCGTCGCCATGGCAACGCGCCACCATGATTCGTCGGAATTGTCGGGAGACGGACAGAACGGCTCTGACTTTGGCTTCgaggacgaggaggacgatgaagACTACTACGACAATTACGAAGACGAGATGTCGGGGTCTGGTGACGGAG AGACGACGCAGTCGACCGGACGCGACGTGGCGACGCCCACTGAG CCTGATGCTGACAACAAGATTCCCGAGGCGGAGCCGCCGACGCCACCCGGCGCCAACGAGGTGGAGATAGTGCAGAACAGCAATGAGATTCCTCTACTGAGGAACGGGCCAGACCCTGGCGCCGAGCTGCCGTCCAACGTGTTGATGTCCCACGCCACCAACGACAGCGGCTTCCCCAAAACCGGAGTCCTGGCAG CGCTCATCGCAGGCGGAGCCGTGTGCTTAATGCTCGCCATCTTGCTTGTCTTGCTGCTCGTCCACCGCATGAAGAAGAAGGACGAAGGAAGCTACGAGCTGGGAAAGAAGCCCATCTACAAGAAGGCTCCCACTGCCGAGATCTACGCTTAG